The Gordonia mangrovi genome includes the window CACTTCCGCCGTGGACCCCGATACCGGTCGCGCCCGCAAGTTCGCATACCCACCAAACCTTTTCGTGGTCGACGGCGGCGCGCCACAGGCACACGCCGCCGCCACGGTGCTCGACGAGCTGGGCGTGACCGACGTCGCGGTCGTCGGACTGGCCAAACGGCTGGAAGAGGTGTGGATTCCGGGTGATGATGAACCGGTGATCCTGCCGCGGACGAGCGAGGCGCTGTTCTTGCTGCAACGAGTCCGGGACGAGGCGCACCGCTTCGCGATCACCTTCCATCGCAGCAAGCGGAGCAAGCGGATGACCGAATCCGTGCTCGACGGCGTGCCCGGGCTAGGTCGAACCCGTCGCACGGCGCTCGTCACCCATTTCGGGTCGGTCGCCCGGCTGCGCGAGGCGTCCCTGGAGGAGATCTCGGCTGTCCCCGGCATCGGGATGGCGACCGCACGCGCCGTCCGCGACGCACTGGCCGACGACTCGGCGCCCGACCCCGCACCATCGGACCTCGCCGTCGGCGCGCCCGTCGGTCCGACACCCGCCGGTCCCGGGTCCGACGACCGAACGAGTGGAGGAGAAGACCGGTGATCGACCGACCTGATGCCGAACCGACCGCCGAGACCGGCGCCGCGGCCGACCTCACCGTGCTGTTCGTCGCCGGTATGTCCGGGGCCGGCCGTTCCACCGCCGCGAATGTGCTCGAGGACGACGGATGGTATGTCGCCGACAACGTCCCACCATCGCTGATCGCGACGATGGTGGAGATGGTGCGCGAGAGCGACCCCGACATCGCGCGCCTGGCGATGGTGATCCGTGCGTCCGACGACGAGATCGGCGGCCAACTCGACGATCTCCGCAAGTCGCTGGAATCGTCGGGTGCGCGTACCAAGGTGCTCTTCCTCGACGCCAGCGACCATGTTCTGGTGCGTCGCTTCGAACAGGTGCGGCGACGGCATCCCCTGCAGGGGCGCGAGACACTTGTCGACGGTATCGCCCGCGAGCGTGCCATTCTGGCGCCGATCAAGAACTCCGCCGACCTCGTCGTCGAGACGTCGGCGCTGACCGCGGCGAAGCTGCGCGAGGTGGTGGAGGGCGTGTACCCGCACGACACCGACAACCGGCTCAGCGTTGCCGTGCAATCGTTCGGATTCAAGTACGGTCTGCCGATCGACTCCGACTACGTCGCCGACGTCCGGTTTCTGCCGAATCCGTACTGGATCGCCGACCTGCGCGCCCAGAACGGTCGCGACGAGGAGGTCCGCGAGTATGTGCTCGGACAGGACGGCGCCGGGCGGTTCGTGGAC containing:
- the rapZ gene encoding RNase adapter RapZ is translated as MIDRPDAEPTAETGAAADLTVLFVAGMSGAGRSTAANVLEDDGWYVADNVPPSLIATMVEMVRESDPDIARLAMVIRASDDEIGGQLDDLRKSLESSGARTKVLFLDASDHVLVRRFEQVRRRHPLQGRETLVDGIARERAILAPIKNSADLVVETSALTAAKLREVVEGVYPHDTDNRLSVAVQSFGFKYGLPIDSDYVADVRFLPNPYWIADLRAQNGRDEEVREYVLGQDGAGRFVDLHLQTVAVVAPGYLREGKRYMTISIGCTGGKHRSVAISEEVGRRLAAVTDEQGVPCYDVRVIHRDLGRE